The following coding sequences lie in one Flavobacterium sp. 20NA77.7 genomic window:
- the ccsA gene encoding cytochrome c biogenesis protein CcsA, whose translation MLQKILAPFYSTRLMAILFIVFAAAMAAGTFIEDAYNTETARILVYNAWWFELIMVFFVINFFGNIKRYQLYKKEKWATLLLHLSFIFIIIGAFVTRYISYEGMLLVREGATSNIVYSDMPHITAFVDGNYKGEMKRKTIEKQALFSKAVKNSLTISDDFDGKPFTIDLQEFFLNAKQTFKPNPNGKTYLKLVEASQGNRKEHFLLDGEVKNISNLLFAFNKATPGAINITAKQDSYTIQTPFEGNYMRMADKKQGVVQANSLSELQFRSLYNVGGIQFVLPELPVKGTLELQSDDNYKDKNTDDAVVLKVTSEGKEELVTLFGQKGKQSEPKSFKLGELEFTLLYGSKIHQLPFSIKLDDFIAEKYPGTEKSYASFKSKIQIQDTQENTTVKDSVYMNHVLDYRGFRFFQAGFDPDEQGTHLSVNHDFWGTWITYIGYFLLYFALMAILFDKNTRFADLKKKLDKVRGKKSALTMLFLFFSFVGMAQKHSAIHAHDAKVVQKMPSSEEALKYIKKYSIPEEKAAEFGKLVIQDEGGRMKPINTFSSELLRKVSKNDTFEGFTSDQVFISMNQFPQYWVHVPLIYLKKGNDSIRNLLGIDKEAKYASMINFFDAQGNYKIEKQIEEAYKVSIPNQFQKDFIEADKKVRLLNQALSGEILKVFPLPKDKNNKWVSYLELNHSTNTPLDIVKNALPFYLNECVNATQTKNYKVVDQLLKGISDYQKKFGAKVMLSEEKINTEILYNKYDIFKKLFSWYLYAGVLMFLFVIWKIFSKKRWVAIATKASHIIIGLLFLMHLGGLLIRWYISGHAPWSDAYESMIYVAWATMFFGLAFGRKSELTVASTAFVTAIILMVAHWNWMDPAIGNLQPVLNSYWLMIHVAVIVASYGPFTLGMILGLVALFLMIFTNAKNKQKMDLTIQEITYINEMALTVGLVMLTIGNFLGGQWANESWGRYWGWDPKETWALISIMVYAFVIHARFVPALRGKWIYNVMSVFAFASILMTYFGVNFHLSGMHSYATGEKQAVEIYVYIALVVVLIAVIAFWKYQKFYKK comes from the coding sequence ATGTTACAAAAAATACTCGCACCGTTTTATTCTACACGTTTAATGGCCATTTTGTTTATTGTTTTTGCCGCTGCAATGGCTGCTGGAACATTTATTGAAGATGCTTACAATACTGAAACCGCTCGAATTTTAGTTTATAATGCCTGGTGGTTTGAATTAATTATGGTGTTTTTTGTGATAAACTTTTTTGGAAACATTAAAAGATATCAGTTGTATAAGAAAGAAAAATGGGCCACACTTTTATTACACCTTTCTTTTATATTTATAATTATTGGTGCATTTGTTACACGATATATTAGTTATGAAGGTATGTTGTTAGTAAGAGAAGGAGCTACTTCGAATATTGTATACTCTGACATGCCTCATATTACTGCTTTTGTTGATGGCAACTACAAAGGTGAAATGAAACGAAAAACGATTGAAAAACAAGCACTTTTTTCTAAAGCAGTAAAAAATTCGTTAACAATTTCTGATGATTTTGATGGAAAACCTTTTACCATTGACCTACAAGAATTTTTTTTAAATGCTAAACAAACGTTTAAACCAAATCCAAATGGAAAAACTTATTTGAAGTTAGTAGAAGCTAGTCAAGGAAATAGAAAAGAGCATTTTCTTTTAGATGGAGAAGTAAAAAATATTTCAAACCTATTATTTGCATTTAATAAAGCAACACCTGGCGCCATTAATATTACTGCAAAACAAGATAGCTATACTATACAAACGCCATTTGAAGGTAATTATATGCGAATGGCAGATAAAAAACAAGGAGTTGTTCAAGCGAATAGCTTGTCTGAATTACAATTCCGTTCGTTATATAATGTAGGTGGTATTCAATTTGTTTTACCAGAATTACCTGTAAAAGGAACTTTAGAATTGCAATCTGATGACAATTACAAAGATAAAAACACAGACGATGCAGTTGTTTTAAAAGTGACTTCTGAAGGAAAAGAAGAATTAGTTACGTTATTTGGTCAAAAAGGAAAACAAAGTGAGCCTAAAAGTTTTAAATTAGGTGAGTTAGAATTTACATTGCTTTATGGAAGTAAAATTCATCAATTGCCTTTTTCAATAAAATTAGATGATTTTATTGCGGAAAAATATCCAGGAACAGAAAAGAGTTACGCTTCTTTTAAAAGTAAAATTCAAATACAAGATACACAAGAGAATACAACGGTTAAAGATAGTGTATACATGAATCATGTTTTAGATTATCGCGGGTTTAGATTTTTTCAGGCAGGTTTTGATCCTGATGAACAAGGTACACATTTGTCTGTGAATCATGACTTTTGGGGAACTTGGATTACTTATATTGGTTATTTTTTATTGTACTTTGCTTTAATGGCTATACTTTTTGATAAAAATACTCGCTTTGCAGATTTAAAGAAAAAATTAGATAAAGTGAGAGGCAAAAAGAGCGCCTTAACCATGCTTTTTTTATTTTTCTCATTTGTTGGAATGGCCCAAAAACATAGTGCTATACATGCTCATGATGCTAAAGTAGTGCAAAAAATGCCGTCTTCTGAAGAAGCTTTAAAATACATTAAAAAATATAGTATTCCCGAAGAAAAAGCAGCTGAGTTTGGTAAACTAGTTATTCAAGATGAGGGAGGAAGAATGAAACCTATTAATACGTTCTCATCAGAATTACTTCGAAAAGTATCAAAGAACGATACGTTTGAAGGTTTTACTTCAGATCAAGTATTTATTTCCATGAATCAATTTCCTCAATATTGGGTGCATGTGCCTTTAATTTATTTGAAGAAGGGGAATGATAGTATTCGTAATCTTTTAGGAATAGATAAAGAAGCGAAATATGCCTCAATGATTAATTTCTTTGATGCGCAAGGCAATTATAAAATTGAAAAACAAATAGAAGAAGCTTACAAAGTGTCTATACCCAATCAGTTTCAAAAAGATTTTATAGAGGCAGATAAAAAAGTTAGATTGCTTAATCAAGCCTTGAGTGGTGAAATTTTGAAAGTGTTTCCTTTGCCAAAGGATAAAAATAATAAATGGGTTTCTTATTTAGAACTTAATCATTCCACAAATACTCCTTTAGATATTGTTAAGAATGCTTTACCCTTTTATCTGAATGAATGTGTCAACGCCACACAAACTAAAAACTATAAAGTGGTCGACCAACTTTTGAAAGGAATTAGCGATTATCAAAAGAAATTTGGCGCAAAAGTGATGTTGTCAGAGGAAAAAATCAATACAGAAATTCTGTATAATAAATATGATATTTTTAAGAAGTTATTTTCATGGTATTTATATGCAGGTGTCTTGATGTTCCTATTTGTGATTTGGAAAATATTTAGTAAAAAGAGATGGGTGGCCATAGCAACTAAAGCTTCGCATATAATTATAGGATTATTATTTTTAATGCATTTAGGAGGATTACTTATACGATGGTATATTTCGGGTCATGCACCGTGGTCTGATGCGTATGAGAGTATGATTTATGTAGCATGGGCAACAATGTTTTTTGGTTTAGCTTTTGGAAGAAAGTCTGAATTAACAGTCGCTTCAACTGCTTTTGTTACAGCCATTATCTTAATGGTAGCACATTGGAATTGGATGGATCCAGCTATCGGAAATTTACAACCTGTTTTAAATTCGTATTGGTTAATGATTCACGTAGCGGTTATTGTAGCGAGTTATGGACCTTTTACGTTAGGAATGATTTTGGGCTTAGTGGCGTTGTTTTTAATGATTTTTACCAATGCAAAAAACAAGCAAAAAATGGATTTAACCATTCAAGAAATTACTTATATTAATGAAATGGCATTGACTGTGGGACTTGTCATGTTAACAATAGGTAATTTTTTAGGGGGACAATGGGCAAATGAAAGTTGGGGACGTTATTGGGGTTGGGACCCAAAAGAAACTTGGGCATTAATTAGTATTATGGTGTATGCGTTTGTGATTCATGCACGATTTGTACCTGCTTTACGTGGTAAATGGATTTATAATGTGATGAGTGTTTTTGCTTTTGCAAGTATTTTAATGACTTATTTTGGAGTGAATTTTCACTTAAGTGGTATGCATTCTTATGCTACGGGTGAAAAACAGGCTGTAGAAATATACGTGTATATTGCTTTAGTTGTTGTTCTAATTGCAGTAATAGCTTTTTGGAAATATCAAAAATTTTATAAAAAATAA
- a CDS encoding formimidoylglutamase has product MEKLKLFSSTDLAKITQHRSGEVKFGEKIITLPKDEDIFESLKNCEAKFALIGLPEDIGVKANLGRIGTASAFSSALKSLVNFQHNKFCKGSELIALGELDFSEEMAIASKLSTSNKEERKQLFQLVERIDKEVSHLICLVVKAGKIPIIIGGGHNNAYGNIKGLALAKGKPINAINFDAHTDFRIMEGRHSGNGFTYAFEDGFLKKYFIFGLHENFVSKSVFNTIKSITERIKYNTYEEIAVRKEKSFTSELSSALKFINDTPFGIELDLDALPGIYSSAMTLSGFSIEKARHFIHFFGKEEQASYFHICEGAPDLDHSNNNHLTGKLIATLIVDFIKSKHTADY; this is encoded by the coding sequence ATGGAAAAATTAAAACTATTTAGTAGCACTGATTTAGCTAAAATTACCCAACACAGAAGCGGTGAAGTAAAATTTGGCGAAAAAATAATTACATTACCTAAGGATGAAGATATTTTTGAATCTTTAAAAAATTGTGAAGCAAAATTTGCCCTAATAGGTCTGCCCGAAGATATCGGTGTAAAAGCAAATTTAGGCCGAATTGGAACAGCTTCAGCATTTAGTAGTGCACTAAAAAGCTTAGTAAACTTCCAGCATAATAAATTTTGCAAAGGAAGCGAACTAATTGCATTAGGCGAATTAGATTTTTCAGAAGAAATGGCTATTGCTTCAAAACTAAGTACAAGTAATAAAGAAGAACGAAAACAACTTTTTCAACTCGTAGAGCGAATAGATAAAGAAGTTTCTCATTTAATTTGCTTAGTAGTAAAAGCTGGAAAAATTCCAATAATTATTGGCGGCGGTCACAACAATGCCTATGGCAATATCAAAGGATTAGCATTAGCCAAAGGAAAACCTATTAATGCTATAAATTTTGATGCCCATACTGATTTTAGAATTATGGAAGGTAGACATAGCGGAAATGGTTTTACTTACGCCTTTGAAGATGGATTTTTAAAAAAATATTTCATTTTTGGACTACATGAAAATTTTGTTTCAAAAAGCGTTTTCAATACAATTAAATCTATAACCGAACGCATAAAATACAACACCTACGAAGAAATTGCTGTTAGAAAAGAAAAGAGTTTTACCTCAGAATTAAGTAGCGCTTTAAAATTCATAAATGATACACCTTTTGGAATAGAATTAGATCTGGATGCGTTGCCAGGTATTTACAGTAGTGCTATGACATTAAGCGGGTTTAGCATAGAAAAAGCCCGACATTTCATTCATTTCTTTGGCAAAGAAGAACAAGCAAGTTATTTTCATATTTGTGAAGGAGCACCAGATTTAGACCATTCTAACAACAATCATTTAACAGGAAAATTAATAGCGACCCTAATTGTAGACTTTATAAAAAGCAAACATACTGCTGATTACTAA
- the rsfS gene encoding ribosome silencing factor, producing MTKKNNSIDDLLASIIKGIEDVKGLDIDILDLRGIDNRVCDYFVICNGTSNTQVNAIVNSVQKGVSKELKDKPWHVEGTDNGEWVLMDYVSIVVHVFQKHIREYYNIESLWGDAKITSLENKF from the coding sequence ATGACAAAAAAAAATAACAGTATAGATGATTTACTAGCAAGTATAATCAAAGGAATTGAAGATGTAAAAGGGTTAGATATAGATATATTAGACTTAAGAGGAATTGACAATAGAGTGTGTGATTATTTTGTAATTTGCAATGGTACATCAAACACACAAGTTAATGCTATCGTAAATTCGGTACAAAAAGGTGTTTCAAAGGAATTAAAAGATAAGCCTTGGCACGTAGAAGGAACAGACAATGGAGAATGGGTATTAATGGATTATGTAAGTATTGTAGTTCATGTATTTCAAAAACACATTAGAGAATATTATAACATCGAGAGTCTTTGGGGTGATGCTAAAATCACATCATTAGAAAATAAATTTTAA
- a CDS encoding biotin--[acetyl-CoA-carboxylase] ligase gives MYIIKLSAIDSTNSYLKELVSQKTVENLAVVWTTNQTNGRGQMGASWISEQDKNLTFSVLVKDVLKNINEVFDLNVCVAVTLIEVLKEFNLPKLAIKWPNDILADQKKIGGVLIENSIKSAGEYLSIVGIGINVNQDDFSGLPQASSIKNISGITVDIEVLLRQFLHQFELNLVQFQSQGSSFFWESYHKYLFKCKQPAAFEKQDGTQFMGIIRKVTQTGFLQIQLEDDAIQEFEVKSIKLLF, from the coding sequence ATGTATATTATCAAACTCAGTGCCATTGATTCAACAAATTCTTATTTAAAGGAATTGGTATCGCAAAAGACTGTGGAAAATTTGGCTGTAGTTTGGACTACTAATCAAACGAATGGGCGAGGTCAAATGGGGGCAAGTTGGATTTCTGAGCAAGATAAAAATCTAACTTTCAGTGTATTGGTTAAAGATGTTCTTAAAAATATAAACGAAGTGTTTGATTTAAATGTTTGTGTAGCTGTAACGCTTATTGAGGTGTTAAAAGAATTTAATTTACCAAAATTAGCTATAAAATGGCCAAACGACATTTTGGCAGACCAAAAAAAGATAGGAGGTGTGTTGATTGAAAATAGTATTAAAAGTGCAGGTGAATATTTGTCTATTGTTGGCATTGGCATAAATGTAAATCAAGATGATTTTTCTGGGTTACCTCAAGCATCTTCAATAAAAAATATATCAGGAATAACTGTTGATATTGAAGTGTTGTTACGTCAGTTTTTACATCAGTTTGAATTAAACTTAGTTCAATTTCAAAGTCAGGGATCTTCTTTTTTTTGGGAAAGCTACCATAAATATTTATTTAAATGTAAACAGCCTGCTGCTTTTGAAAAACAAGATGGAACTCAATTTATGGGTATCATTCGGAAAGTAACCCAAACAGGATTTCTCCAGATACAACTTGAAGATGATGCTATACAAGAATTTGAAGTTAAATCTATAAAACTACTTTTCTAA
- a CDS encoding phosphatidylserine decarboxylase family protein yields MFHKEGAKIILFSTFFSTGSIFILDYFLNDTYPVLCKIFQLIIVAFLILILQFFRNPVRKADNSDKHILAPVDGKVVVIEEVYEPEYFKDKRLMVSIFMSPINVHVTRYAANGIVKYSKYHPGKYLVAWHPKASEENERTTVVIDNRIYGEILYRQIAGALARRIVNYAQEGMRVVQGQDAGFIKFGSRVDLYLPIGTPIEVKLGDKAIGNKTIISKLS; encoded by the coding sequence ATGTTTCATAAAGAAGGAGCTAAAATAATCTTATTTTCAACGTTTTTCTCAACAGGCAGTATTTTTATACTTGATTATTTTTTAAATGATACCTATCCCGTATTATGTAAAATTTTCCAACTTATAATTGTAGCTTTTTTAATCTTGATATTACAATTTTTTAGAAACCCAGTAAGGAAAGCAGACAATAGTGACAAGCACATCTTGGCACCCGTTGACGGTAAAGTTGTAGTTATTGAAGAAGTATATGAACCAGAATATTTTAAAGACAAGCGCTTAATGGTTTCTATATTTATGTCTCCAATAAACGTACATGTTACTAGATATGCTGCAAATGGAATAGTTAAATACAGTAAATATCATCCAGGAAAATATTTGGTTGCTTGGCATCCAAAAGCCAGCGAAGAAAACGAAAGAACGACAGTAGTTATTGACAACAGAATATATGGTGAAATTCTATATAGACAAATTGCTGGGGCATTAGCACGTAGAATTGTTAATTATGCCCAAGAAGGAATGCGCGTAGTACAAGGTCAAGACGCAGGTTTTATCAAATTTGGTTCAAGAGTAGATTTATATTTACCCATTGGCACTCCAATAGAAGTAAAATTAGGTGATAAAGCCATTGGAAATAAAACTATCATATCAAAATTATCTTAA
- the ftsH gene encoding ATP-dependent zinc metalloprotease FtsH codes for MSENNKPKIKVYKIGPWFFPTLIILLFLAINFFDKSFSLGFPEPISISKFEELVQKNEIQEVVVYNDKTAEIVLNQRGLANPQLKKNQNSVFKSTNKTGPHYVIESIGSAELFQKKLDEAKAKKLLANYNFKTTSDWGEIITFLLPTFLIIGFFYFMSRRMGGGAGGGGQIFSIGKSKAKLFDEKNDTRVTFENVAGLEGAKEEIQEIVEFLKNPEKYTSIGGKIPKGALLVGPPGTGKTLLAKAVAGEARVPFFSLSGSDFVEMFVGVGASRVRDLFKQAKEKAPAIIFIDEIDAVGRARGKNNFSGGNDERENTLNQLLTEMDGFGTDTNVIVLAATNRADVLDKALMRAGRFDRQIYVDLPDIRERKEIFEVHLKNITKLEELDTEFLAKQTPGFSGADIANVCNEAALIAARKDKKGVNKQDFLDAVDRIVGGLEKKNKIVTPEEKRAIAIHEAGHATVSWMLQYAAPLVKVTIVPRGQSLGAAWYLPEERQIVRTEQMLDEMCATMGGRAAEKVVFDKISTGALSDLEKVTRQARAMVTIYGLNDKLGNITYYDSTGQSDYNFSKPYSEETAKVIDSEISTLIEEQYQRAITILTENREKLEELASILIEKEVIFKDDLENIFGKRPFEIAEEPIIE; via the coding sequence ATGTCAGAAAACAATAAACCAAAAATTAAAGTATACAAAATTGGTCCTTGGTTTTTTCCAACACTAATTATTTTACTCTTCTTAGCCATCAATTTTTTTGATAAAAGCTTTTCATTAGGCTTTCCTGAACCTATATCAATTTCAAAATTTGAAGAATTAGTTCAAAAAAATGAGATACAGGAAGTTGTGGTTTATAATGACAAAACAGCTGAAATTGTTTTGAATCAAAGAGGACTTGCAAATCCCCAACTTAAAAAAAACCAAAATAGTGTTTTTAAATCAACCAATAAAACGGGTCCGCACTACGTAATTGAAAGTATTGGTTCCGCTGAATTGTTTCAAAAAAAATTAGATGAAGCAAAGGCGAAAAAATTATTAGCAAACTATAATTTCAAAACAACGAGCGACTGGGGAGAAATTATCACTTTCTTGCTGCCAACATTCTTAATCATTGGGTTTTTCTATTTTATGTCAAGAAGAATGGGAGGCGGTGCCGGCGGTGGCGGACAAATATTTAGTATAGGAAAATCTAAAGCTAAATTATTTGATGAAAAAAATGACACACGAGTTACATTTGAAAATGTAGCAGGATTAGAAGGTGCTAAAGAAGAAATTCAAGAAATTGTAGAATTCTTAAAAAACCCTGAAAAATACACAAGTATAGGTGGAAAAATTCCAAAAGGAGCACTTCTAGTAGGTCCTCCAGGAACAGGAAAAACATTATTAGCTAAAGCAGTAGCTGGCGAAGCTAGAGTACCCTTCTTTTCATTATCTGGTTCTGATTTTGTAGAAATGTTTGTAGGTGTGGGTGCATCACGTGTGAGAGATTTATTCAAACAAGCGAAAGAAAAAGCGCCTGCCATAATATTTATTGACGAAATTGATGCCGTAGGTAGAGCGAGAGGAAAAAATAATTTTTCAGGTGGTAATGATGAACGTGAAAATACACTGAATCAATTATTAACGGAAATGGATGGTTTTGGTACAGATACCAACGTTATTGTTTTGGCAGCAACAAATAGAGCTGATGTTTTAGATAAAGCCTTAATGCGTGCAGGACGTTTTGACAGACAAATTTATGTGGATTTACCAGATATTAGAGAACGAAAAGAAATATTTGAAGTACATTTAAAAAACATTACCAAATTAGAAGAATTAGACACTGAGTTTTTAGCCAAACAAACTCCTGGTTTTTCGGGTGCAGATATTGCTAATGTGTGTAATGAAGCAGCATTAATTGCCGCGAGAAAGGATAAAAAAGGTGTAAACAAACAAGATTTTCTGGATGCCGTTGACCGAATTGTTGGTGGTTTAGAAAAGAAAAACAAAATTGTTACTCCTGAAGAAAAACGTGCAATTGCCATTCATGAAGCTGGACACGCTACAGTAAGTTGGATGTTACAATATGCGGCTCCATTAGTAAAAGTAACGATAGTACCTAGAGGACAAAGTTTAGGAGCAGCATGGTATTTACCTGAGGAAAGACAAATTGTTAGAACAGAACAGATGCTTGACGAGATGTGCGCAACTATGGGTGGTCGTGCAGCAGAAAAAGTAGTTTTTGATAAAATTTCAACTGGCGCTTTAAGCGACTTAGAAAAAGTAACTAGACAAGCAAGAGCTATGGTAACTATTTATGGTCTTAATGACAAATTAGGAAATATAACCTATTATGACTCTACTGGTCAAAGTGATTATAATTTCTCTAAGCCTTATTCTGAAGAAACTGCCAAGGTAATTGATAGTGAAATTTCAACGCTAATTGAAGAGCAATATCAAAGAGCCATTACAATTTTGACAGAAAATAGAGAAAAATTAGAAGAATTAGCTTCCATTTTAATTGAAAAAGAAGTGATTTTCAAAGATGATTTAGAAAATATTTTTGGAAAAAGACCTTTCGAAATAGCAGAAGAACCTATAATTGAATAA
- a CDS encoding superoxide dismutase — protein sequence MKNILKTGILFLSLLSFGGCKKDKDLVEVTIPEPEKAVSQQVGDPDDVKAEDPDGPFQMIPLPYAYNALEPFIDAKTMEIHYSKHHVNYCNKLNAAVKGTELENKNIEEILAKLDPKNSDVRNNGGGYYNHNLFFEILGQNATEPTDEIAEKITLDFGSFDEFKKQFSEKANKIFGSGWVWLIVDTNGKLAITTTTNQDNPLMPNAEQKGKPILALDVWEHAYYLKYQNKRKDYIEAFYNVINWKKVNEKFNEIKPKTE from the coding sequence ATGAAAAACATACTAAAAACAGGAATATTGTTTTTATCTCTATTATCCTTTGGGGGTTGCAAAAAAGATAAAGACTTGGTAGAAGTAACCATTCCCGAACCAGAAAAAGCAGTCTCACAACAAGTTGGAGACCCAGATGATGTAAAAGCTGAAGATCCAGATGGCCCATTTCAAATGATTCCACTACCTTATGCTTACAATGCACTAGAACCTTTCATCGATGCTAAAACAATGGAAATTCACTATTCGAAACACCATGTAAATTATTGCAACAAATTAAATGCTGCCGTAAAAGGGACTGAATTAGAAAATAAAAACATTGAAGAAATTCTAGCAAAATTAGATCCTAAAAATTCAGACGTAAGAAATAACGGCGGAGGATATTATAACCATAATTTATTTTTTGAAATTTTAGGTCAAAATGCTACCGAACCAACTGATGAAATAGCAGAAAAAATCACTTTAGATTTTGGTTCATTTGATGAGTTTAAAAAACAATTTTCAGAAAAGGCAAACAAAATTTTTGGCTCAGGGTGGGTTTGGTTAATTGTTGACACGAATGGTAAATTAGCAATTACAACAACTACTAACCAAGATAATCCATTAATGCCGAATGCCGAACAAAAAGGAAAACCAATACTAGCATTAGATGTATGGGAACATGCATATTACTTAAAATATCAAAATAAACGTAAAGACTACATTGAGGCTTTTTACAATGTCATCAACTGGAAAAAAGTGAATGAAAAGTTTAATGAGATTAAACCAAAAACAGAATAA
- a CDS encoding lactate utilization protein B/C, giving the protein MNIFKKIFGTQSENENQEKIDNKSQFLPDEILPVDELFTFKFRENGGKFIYCVNINEVHENFENILEENDWFERDVCCFDSRLYNFLEENKLNFTDIQNPSFFFTSCENLIADEGSILFSSKQLKQFKIDELPANVVVFASTSQILMSKGDGLRSIKSKYDKEYPTNITAIKYFEKTSEDDFLNYGSCHKNLYLLLLEDL; this is encoded by the coding sequence ATGAATATTTTTAAAAAAATATTTGGTACTCAAAGCGAAAATGAAAATCAGGAGAAAATAGACAATAAAAGTCAATTTTTGCCAGACGAAATATTACCTGTTGACGAATTGTTTACTTTCAAATTCAGAGAAAATGGCGGTAAATTCATATATTGTGTAAACATAAATGAAGTACACGAAAACTTTGAAAATATTTTAGAAGAAAATGATTGGTTTGAAAGGGATGTTTGTTGTTTTGACAGTAGATTATATAACTTTTTAGAAGAAAACAAACTAAACTTTACTGACATTCAAAATCCTTCATTTTTCTTCACTTCTTGTGAAAATCTAATTGCAGATGAAGGTTCTATTCTTTTTTCTTCAAAACAATTAAAGCAATTTAAAATAGACGAGTTACCTGCGAATGTTGTAGTCTTTGCATCAACTAGTCAAATATTAATGTCAAAAGGCGATGGGTTAAGAAGTATTAAATCTAAATATGACAAGGAATACCCAACAAATATTACGGCTATAAAATATTTTGAAAAAACCTCAGAAGATGATTTTTTAAATTATGGAAGTTGTCACAAAAATCTTTACCTACTCCTACTAGAAGATTTATAA
- a CDS encoding phosphatidate cytidylyltransferase has product MNETLTRTLSGAVYVALLVFCTLFSSVSFYIIFTIFMCLSIFEFSKMTNYKYPYIFIGLGTLLALAVFIAPPSPIQFTYISIGCFLYNLLLITNLFKNKSFTQNHKTYSHLFLYITLPFILLLLLPNFKSPAEYKIVISIFILIWCNDTFAYLVGKTWGKTKLLERVSPKKTIEGFIGGLLFTLLAGIIISYYFTFFSVTLWLITALLVASLGTIGDLVESKFKREAGIKDSGNIMPGHGGILDRLDSVIFVTPFIYLFYLIYFYYVS; this is encoded by the coding sequence ATGAATGAAACTTTAACTCGAACCCTGTCAGGAGCTGTTTATGTAGCTCTATTAGTTTTTTGCACACTTTTTTCGTCAGTTAGTTTTTATATCATTTTTACTATTTTTATGTGTTTGAGTATTTTTGAATTTTCAAAAATGACAAATTATAAATACCCTTATATATTTATAGGCTTAGGCACCTTATTAGCCTTAGCTGTTTTTATAGCGCCTCCCTCTCCTATCCAATTTACATATATAAGTATTGGGTGCTTTTTGTATAATTTACTGTTAATTACTAATTTATTTAAAAACAAGTCCTTTACGCAAAACCATAAAACATATAGTCACTTATTTTTATACATAACGCTTCCTTTTATATTATTACTTCTTCTTCCTAATTTCAAAAGTCCTGCAGAATACAAAATTGTTATTTCCATATTTATTCTAATTTGGTGCAATGACACTTTTGCTTATCTAGTTGGGAAAACGTGGGGTAAAACAAAACTATTAGAACGTGTTTCACCAAAAAAAACGATAGAAGGCTTTATTGGTGGACTATTATTCACTCTTTTAGCGGGAATCATAATTAGTTATTATTTTACTTTTTTTAGTGTAACTTTGTGGCTTATTACAGCTCTATTAGTTGCTTCATTAGGTACTATTGGTGATTTAGTAGAATCTAAATTCAAAAGAGAAGCTGGAATTAAAGATAGTGGAAACATTATGCCTGGCCATGGCGGCATTTTAGATCGATTAGATAGTGTAATTTTTGTTACACCTTTTATATATTTATTTTATTTAATTTATTTTTACTATGTTTCATAA
- a CDS encoding acyl-CoA-binding protein, which yields MSKKTLDELFHEALENANKIPKESVPQDIQLVLYGYYKQGLSETITHSHYGLEPNDLRNAFKINAWMQVKHISPDEAKEKYIEIINQLLKDRQ from the coding sequence ATGTCAAAAAAAACATTAGACGAATTATTCCACGAAGCATTGGAAAATGCTAATAAAATACCAAAAGAGAGTGTTCCTCAAGACATTCAATTGGTATTATATGGCTATTACAAGCAAGGGCTTTCAGAAACTATAACACATTCACATTACGGTTTAGAACCAAATGACTTAAGAAATGCATTTAAAATAAATGCATGGATGCAAGTCAAACACATTTCTCCTGACGAAGCAAAAGAAAAATACATTGAAATTATAAATCAATTGTTAAAAGATAGACAGTAA